A part of Pseudomonas lutea genomic DNA contains:
- the pbpC gene encoding peptidoglycan glycosyltransferase PbpC (penicillin-binding protein 1C) → MQRRWARTAAWLIGSLLIMCLLLWLADRIWPLPLPKDDLARVVLAEDGTPLWRFADANGVWRYPVTVEQVSPYYLEALLTYEDRWFYQHPGVNPMALVRAAWQNLSGGHVVSGGSTLSMQVARLLDPHSRTLAGKLRQLWRTAQLEWHLSKQDILILYLNRAPFGGTLQGVAAASWAYLGKSPQQLTRADAALLAVLPQAPSRLRPDRHAQRAQAARDKVLRRLAEFGVWPQEAVDEALEEPLLLAPRQEPSLAPLLARRLNRPNSPPLIRTTLDAGLQRRLEDLLLGWRARLPERTSAAILVVEAQNMAVRAYVGSVDIGDAKRFGHVDMVSALRSPGSTLKPFLYGKAIDAGLIHSESLLQDVPRRYGDYRPGNFSSGFNGAVAASSALSMSLNLPAVQLLEAYGPKRFAAELRNGGVPLTLPPLAEPNLALILGGAGSRLEDLVGGYSAFARGGRSADIRLQPDDRLRDRPMMSPGAAWIIRRILSGLSRPDLDPHAELVQRPQLAWKTGTSYGFRDAWSIGVGPRFLIGVWIGRPDGTPVPGQFGLASAAPLMLQVHDLLVNRDAQRNILPPVQPVPLNVGVAAICWPLGQPMSKSDPNCRRQRFAWTLDGTTPPTLQATDQPLGLGLTEKIWVNDKGLRVAASCPQAHAKDIALWPAPLEPWLPRIERREARLPEIDPSCPPSGLNLAPPLSVVGVREGDQLRLPAGSQQLLRLKLSTLGGSGRRWWFIDGLPVGDTTSQDSYIHTFTRLGRYQLSVLDESGQTARVGFSVVE, encoded by the coding sequence ATGCAGCGACGCTGGGCGCGCACTGCCGCTTGGCTCATTGGCAGCCTGCTCATCATGTGCCTGCTGCTCTGGCTCGCCGACCGAATCTGGCCGCTGCCCTTGCCCAAGGATGATCTGGCCCGCGTGGTGCTCGCTGAAGACGGCACGCCTTTATGGCGGTTCGCCGATGCCAACGGCGTCTGGCGCTACCCGGTCACGGTCGAGCAAGTCTCGCCGTATTACCTTGAAGCGCTGCTGACCTACGAAGACCGCTGGTTTTACCAGCATCCGGGTGTGAACCCCATGGCGCTGGTGCGCGCCGCCTGGCAAAACCTCAGCGGTGGCCATGTGGTATCCGGCGGCAGCACGCTGTCGATGCAGGTCGCCCGGCTGCTCGACCCGCATTCGCGCACGCTGGCGGGCAAGCTGCGACAGCTGTGGCGCACTGCTCAGCTGGAATGGCATCTGTCCAAACAGGACATTCTGATCCTGTATCTGAACCGCGCGCCGTTTGGTGGCACGTTGCAGGGCGTTGCGGCCGCCAGTTGGGCGTATCTGGGTAAGTCTCCGCAACAGTTGACCCGTGCCGACGCAGCGCTGTTGGCGGTGCTGCCGCAGGCGCCGAGTCGTCTGCGCCCTGATCGCCATGCGCAACGCGCCCAGGCCGCTCGGGACAAAGTGCTGCGGCGCCTGGCCGAGTTCGGAGTTTGGCCGCAAGAGGCGGTCGATGAGGCGCTGGAAGAACCGCTCCTGCTCGCGCCTCGTCAGGAACCAAGCCTGGCGCCCTTGCTGGCCCGACGCCTGAATCGCCCCAACAGCCCGCCGTTGATCCGTACCACGCTGGACGCCGGTCTGCAGCGTCGTCTCGAAGACCTGCTGCTGGGCTGGCGCGCCCGTTTGCCCGAGCGCACGTCGGCCGCGATTCTGGTGGTGGAGGCGCAGAACATGGCCGTGCGCGCGTACGTCGGTTCGGTGGACATCGGCGACGCGAAACGCTTCGGTCATGTGGACATGGTCAGCGCTTTACGTTCGCCCGGCTCGACGCTCAAGCCCTTTCTCTACGGCAAGGCCATCGACGCCGGGCTGATACATTCCGAGTCCTTGCTGCAAGACGTGCCCCGGCGCTATGGAGACTACCGTCCCGGCAATTTCTCCTCAGGCTTCAATGGTGCGGTAGCGGCGAGTTCGGCGCTGTCGATGTCGCTCAATCTGCCGGCGGTGCAATTGCTGGAGGCCTACGGCCCGAAACGCTTCGCGGCGGAACTGCGCAACGGCGGGGTGCCGCTGACCTTGCCACCCCTGGCCGAACCCAACCTGGCGTTGATCCTCGGTGGCGCGGGCAGTCGGCTGGAAGATCTGGTGGGTGGTTACAGCGCATTCGCGCGGGGCGGGCGCAGCGCCGATATCCGTTTGCAACCCGACGACCGACTGCGTGACCGGCCGATGATGTCGCCGGGCGCCGCGTGGATCATTCGGCGGATTCTCAGTGGTCTGTCACGGCCTGATCTCGACCCCCACGCAGAACTCGTTCAGCGGCCGCAACTGGCCTGGAAAACCGGCACCAGCTACGGCTTTCGTGATGCGTGGTCGATTGGCGTAGGGCCGAGGTTTCTGATCGGCGTGTGGATCGGCCGGCCTGACGGAACGCCCGTTCCCGGACAGTTTGGTCTGGCATCGGCAGCGCCGCTGATGCTGCAGGTGCATGACTTGCTGGTGAACCGCGATGCCCAGCGCAACATCTTGCCGCCCGTGCAGCCGGTCCCGCTCAACGTTGGCGTGGCGGCAATCTGCTGGCCGCTTGGGCAGCCGATGAGCAAGAGTGACCCGAATTGCCGACGCCAGCGCTTCGCCTGGACGCTCGACGGTACAACCCCGCCAACCCTGCAAGCCACCGATCAGCCGCTGGGGCTCGGCCTGACGGAAAAGATCTGGGTCAACGACAAGGGCTTGCGCGTCGCGGCGAGTTGTCCACAGGCTCACGCAAAAGACATCGCACTCTGGCCAGCGCCGCTTGAGCCCTGGCTGCCAAGAATCGAACGGCGCGAGGCGCGTTTGCCGGAGATCGACCCGTCATGCCCGCCGTCAGGTTTGAACCTGGCGCCGCCATTGTCAGTGGTCGGGGTAAGGGAGGGTGATCAACTGCGGTTGCCGGCCGGCAGCCAGCAGTTGTTGCGGCTCAAGCTGTCGACGTTGGGCGGGAGCGGGCGGCGCTGGTGGTTCATCGACGGCCTGCCGGTGG